The window GACAATGGGGTTTTCAATGGGTTTTCAACGGGTTTTTCAGTTAATAAATAATGTTCCTTACATCATGTCCACAAAGTGATGTTGAGCTGTGTTTGCCGAGATAGTGGCGTTCGATTATTGATTCTGAAAGAAACCAatgaaaacaacaacaagttGAAGGCTGATGCTTGTTCAACCGTAGATAAGGGGAGGGACTTAACGGTTGGCCCAGATGTGGTAGAAAAGATGAGCTTCCTTGGCGTGGTTGCCTCCGGACGCTGCCATGTTTTGTGTGATTTTGTGATCGCGTCAAAGGACAGCTTTCAAGAGCTGtaaagggggtggatgtttCTCATCCAATGGAACACAAAGAAGAACGCGGTTGCTAACCGAGCAACAAGCTTAGACGCCACGAGAAAGGTTTAATGCAGTGTGCCTGATGGGGGCGTCATCTCTTGGTTCGAACTACACAATCAGTCAGCACCTTTTATAGTTTTTACTGGTGGAACCGACTTATACAAACGAGAGCGCCACGCTTACCTCATTTTCCATATTGCTTACCTGCTGCTTCAGCCTCACCGACGTCATTTGACACTGGGTCCAATCGGCAGGAATTCAAGCCATTTGTACTTTGTAATACCAATCAGCCGAGAGTCTAGTAGATTCATTGGGTCCGTAGGCGGACAACAAGGGGTTGCGTGGTCACACCGTCATACTATCTCGCAGAGGTATTAGTTCTCGCCTTTGTCCATGTCCAGGTCGAATATCCCAGAGTCTTTTACGACCATCATCTTGAAAGTTTCAGGCGCTTAGGGACTGACTCACCATGACATATGTAAGTTTGATTTCCACGTCGTTGCTCCCATCTATAATAAGACCGAGGTTACTGACGTAGGCCAGCAATCCAGTGCCCACTTGCCAATACCCAACCGCGAGCGCAACGAAGGCGGCGAGCTAGAGGTTGTGCCATCTCATTGGTATCCTCAAAGACCCATATCCGCTGTACCATATTCCTGGCGTCGAGAGTGGCAGTCACAGGAACAATGGCAAGGATACGGCGAAACGGAAGACGACAAGCCCAGCGAATACTCTCAGAGTCGGTACGACCGGAGTGTGAGTGTTTACGAGCCAAAAAAGCAAGCAGCTCGGCACATGCCAAGACGAAAGATTTGCGGCCTGAACCTTTCGATATTCTTGCTTTCATGTGCTGTGGCCTTGTTGTTTGTGggcgttgctgttgctgcggcATTGTTGGGGTCCAAAGTTGCCAAGCTTGAAGCCACAATGCCACCAGAAACAACACAACAAGCACGATCTGATGTTGAGTCAAACAAGAATTATGTGACGGGGGGGGTTGGCTCAAATGACACCCGTGTGGATGACTTTTTGACGACAAATACCATCTCTGATGGCGAAGAAAGGGGCCACTCCATCACAGGCAGAAGCGTCAATGCCTCCGTCCAAAAGACGACTGCCAGTACAGCCAAAAGTACGACAGTCAGTGTCAGCACCCGCACGACTGAAAGCACGAGTCAAGACGCAACCAAAGCGACTGAGGCCAGAACTAGTGTTCTTGTCAGCGAAACTCGATCCGCCCAGGCGAGTATGGTGCCGTCCACGGCAGGAGAAGTGATCAAGGCTCAGCAAACACCATCGAGAACCATAAGCGCTGTCATCGCAACTGAAACCACCATGATGAAGAAGCGAATTGCTGGGTGGAGCTATGTCGGGTGCTTTGAAGATTCCGGGGACCGCATTTTGATGGGTGATTTCAAGCAACGGAACGATATGACAAATAGCCTCTGCGCCAACATCTGTACCGACCAGAGATACAAGTATTTTGGAACAGAATTCCACCACCGTATGTTTCAACCTCCTTAAGTCCCTGATGAACTCGAGCATTCTGGCTAACAAGGCAATAGAATGCATGTGTGGTGAATCAGTTTCCAGAATGATACCAGCAGACGACTGGCGCTGTGATAGGGAATGCGGGGGAAATCCTGTTGATGAGGTGTTTGAGCCGTGCGGTGGTGAATGGTTCACAAGTTTGTGGGAAAGACAATGACCTGAATGGGTGATGCTGGGTTCAGATTGAGCGGTCAAGAGCTGATGCTTTCGGTAAGGTTGTAAGGGAAATAAACTTTAACGCCACTTGTTTCAAAATTTCAATAAGTATTAAAGCACAGTCCTCCATACTGCAGTTCTTGTGGTTGCCCTTTGGTGTGACCATGCAGTTCCTTCCCAATCATACAGGTGACAACAATGCTATGGCTTTGAGCCCTATTCAGTGGATCAGAAAAGCAGATCAAACAGCTTTGCTCTTCTATCCACAAAAGGCCTCCCAAGTGATAATGATACAATCCAGGCTCAAGAAACACCCATCCAAGCCAAAGAATCCTTGATTAAAAACTGGAGAGCTTTCTAACTTTGAATTGGAATCGCCCCATGAAAAGACGCCCGCAAAATTATTGCTCGCTTTTGCCATTTCGGTCATGTCGTCATTATTCGTTCTGTGGTTCCTCTTcccttgctcctccttcatTCGCACCCcaccttctctctctcagcAAACAGACCAGTCTGTCAGCCACAGACAAGATAATTGTCTTCTACTTGCCCCAAAGTCCAATCTGTAGAGCACACCCAGCACACCCAGCACCTCACCCCGTTCATCTGATGTCCTAATTCTCCTCAGTATCAACCACCCCATAGTAGTCCCCACCCTTGAAATCCTCACTGTTTCCAGTTATCGGCGACGtcatcgtcggcgtcgtcattgccgtcgtcgtcgtcgttaTTATCGTCCCAGGTGTACTGAGACCCCAGGACTTAATACTCCCCCCActactcccaccacccacactACTCCCCTCATAATCAAGCCCCCCTTGaccaccccccatcatcccaaccTCCATTATCCTTCccgtcgtcggtggtgggCCACCCCTCAACCCAGAATAAACCTGCCGCGCTGCATGAGCCAAATAAGCCTGGATCAACGGACAGTCACAATCCGCGTGCTTCAACACCTCATTCTTCAAGTTatacacctcctccctcaattGTCCCACGCTGGTCAACAAGCTCTTTCTCCGACTGCTaatctcttgctcttctgcCTCTagctgggcggcggcggcctgaGTCTTGACTCTGTACCGGATCGCGGCTTGTCGGTTGCGGGAGCGGAGGTTGGTCCCTTCggcggtgctgttgttgttgtcgttggcTCCAGAGACGGAGCCTCGTGGTCGTTTTTTgagttgttgttcttgttgttgtcttgtaCCATCGTCGCCAGTTTCGGTGGGGTGGGAGACGCCagttggtgtttgtttgCCGGGGTAGGCAGATGAGAATGCTAGGCTTCCAGCGGTTGTGAGTATTGTGGCCGGGGAGAGGATGCTGCTGGGAGCACTGGTGGAGCTTAGGGTTAAGGGCTGGCCTGGGGGAAAGTTCACGTCGTGTTTAGGTGGGCGGCCTCGCCGGCGTTTCGGGGGCACAACGAGTGTAAAATCCTGTCTGCGAGTCAAGCTTGTGGAGTGGGCGGCGGGTGTTGCTAttactgctgctggtgatgggtgCGTCTCCGGTATTGGGGCTCCTATGTTGTCGTAGTTATGATCGATTGTGAGCCCGTGGTTGGACTGCTGTGCGTTAAGTACCAATccgtgttgatgttgaagacaGTAAGGTGTCGGCGGGGGGACTGAGTTCAGATTCAATTGAGGTTGACCGACGGGTCCAGTCAAAGAGTACGCCGACTCATTTCGGGCGTGAAGGTAAGAAGCGTCATACGTATTTTGGCGTTTTACAGGGTCGGCGGTATTGGAATAATCAGAAAAGAAGCTCGGCGGGTTATCGGAGGAAAGCCGTGCTGTTGGGGAAACGACGCTGCTTTGAGAGGCATGCGGTGGAAGCCAAAAAGGCGGCGCAGCTGGGTGAGAAGAGCGCTGTTCCTGGTCTAACTCTATATTTGTGTTGAAGACATGGGAGAGTTCAGACGTTGACCAATTTAGCGGTCCGTGGTTCTGGTAGAGCGCGACGGGAGCGTTATCCAGCTCATCGAAGGTGCCGGGAGCGTTATCCAGCCCATCGAAGGTGCCGGGAGCGTTATCCAATCCATTGAAGGTGTCGCTAAGGGCGGATGGCCAGTTATCGCAGTGGTGCCCATCATAGCTTATGCCACTTTGTGGGACTCCGCTCGTGGGAAAGGCGGGTGCTGTGGAAGAGAAGCCGTCGCCCTGAGAAACGTCGGCGGATAAGGAAAAGACTGAAGGAGTCCGCGACGTACTGAGGCCCTCCTGGCCGTCGTTCATTGGACTTGGGGTCAATGGAGGTGTGGTATATATTGGGTGGCAGCCTGAACTCGCCACTTTGGTTTGGCCAGGTTGCTCCGGGCATCGGTTTCGAGTTGCCAGGCCAGCATCTAACAGCTCGACTTGAATACCGAGTCAGCGGGCGCTTTGAAGCGGACGAGAAGTGGTATACCGCGCGAGTGCGCGCCTGGTCAAGGCCCAAGGATCAACAAGTGGTGGGCCAAGGAACGGAGCCGAACTGAATTTCTTGGATGAGACTGGAACCAGAGAGGGGTGCATAGGTAGACAAGCAATGACAAGCGGTTGATGATAGGTCTCGGCGGCAACACTTGCCCCAGCAAGTGGAGAGGAGTTTGGGGCTATCTCGGACTGGACATGGCTGGACTCCCATACATATGAGTGCACTGTTATCAGCCGACTAGATACCATTCCTGGTAGTTGTGGCATTGCATAAGTCATGACATTTCTCAAGCACTATTGAGATGAACTCTACATATTGCCGCCATGCCGGGTGCAAATTATCGAAGGCGAGGCTCGTCATCATAAGCCCCCCTGTGGCTCGACCGATTTTAGATAAACGGGTTGCATTGGTCAGTCCAGGATGACACCACAGACCTTGTCTTCTTTGTGTCGTGTGGCTGCGAGGGTGAGAACTGAGAACAGCCAACCAGCTCTCACGGCAGGGACGGGCTGACCAATGGGAGATTCTGGAAGCTCTTCCTCCAATGGATTGAAGGGGTGCCCTGGGCGGTCCACCAATTGGATGTTCACCCCAGCACGCCCAGCAATGAACATGCAGTGGGGGTCTCTGTCGGTCCGTTGGTGGACAACTCTCATTCACCACAAGATGATACCAATTCCAGGTTTACTAGGTACATGAATACAATGTGGCATCTCCGAGAAAAATCTGGGAGGTTCTCACCCTTTTATATCGACTTATTTTGTAAGAGTCAGATACGTAGCTAGCAAGATCGCAACGGTGATCTGCTTGGGAATGACACGGACAGCACAGATCATCCCGCGTGCTTTAACTTTAGATGTCATGGCTCGTTACGTGAGTCAGCGGGCATTGGTAGTGCTTCCTTGGCAGGCGCTGTCGGCATTTCCTCCAACGTGGAACCAGAGGCGAGCGCTCGATACTGTTTGTCATGTGAAGCTCAATTCGAGACCGGTGCTCAAATGTTTTTCCTACTTTGCCAGTGTGAAAACATTGTACGTTTCGCCAAGCAACTGTGGCCAGGGAGAGATCACCTCAAAGGCGGGGTTGATGCAGACGAGGGGCGAAGATCCCTCGGGCCATACATCTGACAgaatcttttttttcactCTAAGCTCTAGGCTCATGTACATACGTTGTTTCCTTCCATACCAGACGTATCGGCCTTGGACACGTCTTTGTATTTTCCATTGGTACCGTGGTATCCAAGCCCTTAATAACCATGAATTAACACGTTGTGGTTGAAGAAAAAGTGCCTCTTATCTGTTGCCCGTCGAGATTGAGCTCTGTACATCGAGCCCACGGAGATATCCGGCCCCTACATGCAACGACTCAAAAGATAGCAGGTTGTTTAAGGGGTTTGGACCCTTATTTATGGCCGATCAGGAAATTAGCCCCGATCAGCCAATTGGAAACCTCGCCCATCCTCCGATGAGGTGGCCATTCTGCTTGGCCGATAAATGGAGGGAGCCAGTCTCGAGCTAGTTAAGCAAAACAGTCGATGAAGAGGCAAGTCACTTGATTACTCAGCACCCCCTCGCTGGGAATGCAACCTGCCCAATTTCTATGCCACAACAAAGCCGCAAATAACGCCATCAGTGACATTCCTAGATGAGGAGATTCAACACCTCACGACAGAGCCTTGAACCCTGAGCCTTGACCACACCCGGGGTCATTTTCTGCTCCATCATGACATTCCATATCTAGGCACCTCGGCAGTCTTTATGTGCCTCAATCTTGGAGTCGACAGAAGGCGCAGTTGCTGCTAGCTTCGTGAGCTGAACCATGCTTCAAGCTGGTGGTCTTGTCTGCGCTAGAGCTTGGCCTTTCTTGACAGCTGCAGCGACCCTTGTTCTTGGATTGAGATTGTGCCGACTGGTCGTGGATCGGAGTTGGGGTTCTAGACCTTGTTAGGTATCGAGGTCTTGGACGCCGTGCcaactccatcaccctcgTTCCAACTGCAAAGGAAGATACTGGGGAGGAGTGAGTACCAACCTTTGAGCATCTCACACGCAGCCTGGCCTGGGTTCCTTGCTTTCTGCTTCTCGGTCGTCTTGGCCAGCATGGTTTGTGTACGATGTATCCCACCGGCTACTTGCCATCTGTTTGCctcttgttgctgccgcATAAGTCGAGGGATGTGAACCAATGTGCAGTCTCCAAGTGCTCTCCAAGTGCTCTCCAAGTGCTCTCCATCTTTATAGAAGACCGGAAAGCTTCCGAGGTTGGGACACCTTACGGCCCTCTCCCACAATTGCGGCATGTGTTGACTAGGTATACCGTCTTCCAACAATGTTTATGATTAGGGGAAGTTGAGACGTGAGTGATGCCATGAaggacgggggtggtgcGGGTGGATAACCTCGAACAGTCCATAAGCCAGCCACAGATGCCACCTACATGTTACACCTGCCTCTTCACTGTTCTAGACCCAGAATCTCTCTAAGCTGGCATCAGAAACTATCTCTTGAACCTAGAAATAAGCGTGAACTATGTATTCTGAGGCCGGATTTGAATACAATTCATTTAAAAGTAAAACCGTACGTTGTATTCCAAGGGTCGGTCTTTACTTGTGAAGGCTTGTTGGGATTATTTTTTAATCGGCGTGCCTTATTCGATGCTAACGTAGAGTCAGAGTAAGAAGATCCGAGTATGGATACGGACAAGCAAGAGTCGATGTTGGGTTATATAAAGTCGACAAGTTGGACCAGAGGAATAGTATCACCCTAACCTTGCGGTAGATCGAACAGTCCCACTTGTCGTTACTCGGCGCCTTGCCTGGTCAATCATAGCCTCTTTTGGGTTCTTCGTTTTATTTTGTGCCACTGAAGGTTACACAATTTCGGACTCGACCTCGGGTACGTGCCTTCGTTGTGTTGCATAGCCAAAATGCCAAGTACCTTCCTCGGACTTCAGGTTTTCTGTTTTCCGTTCCTGCCCATCTTTCCCCCGCGTTGGTTTCCACCTTAAACCAAAACCAGACTCGATACCGCCGGCCGCTATGATGTTTGCTATTATTGCCGTATTATTGTtgctcctttctttctccacCGCCGACAACCGCATCACCATCAAATCCTTCTCACTTTTTCTTCAGCAACGCCAATGCGTCCAACTTTGTCTTTGGCAACCAGTTACGAGCTCGAGAGATGTGGCAGTCGCTATCGGGTGCGCCGAACCATGGGTTAACGAATGCTTCTGCCAGAGGGAGCTGGCTGGCAAGGCCTCCACGTTCATCTCCAACTGCGTAGCCAGTCGATGCGGGAGTCCACAGGAGATTGCTCCCTCGAGCGGCCCTGTTGCTAGTGGTTTGAGTGTTTACAACTCCTACTGCCAGGAAAACGGACTGCCTATACCAACCGTCGCGTCGATCTGGAGCTTTGATGCGTACAGTGCCCTGCCGCAGTGCGGCCGCCTGTGCTTCTGGCGTGCAAATAGGGACACTTATGATTTAATGCCACAAATGGGGTGTGGGGAACCTTGGGACAATGGGTGTTTGTGTGATAGGGAGAACAACGAAGAGAGAATAACAAGGGGGAAAGCTTTCATGACCGAGTGTATAGCTAGCCGGTGCGGGACAAGCCAAGATGGAATCTTGACTGAGGCATTGAGGGCATGGGGGGATTATTGTGGGAGTGCTGGGTTGTCGTTGGTGGCCATCACTGAGGGAGCCGCCGTTGATTCATCAGTGACAACCATAAGCATCGCTGTAGGACCCTCCCAGACAGACATCCAAACCGGAGAACCTGAAACAGGTAGGTTACCTTATCTGGTCCTGGCACTGTCGGTGAGATTATCAAAGCGATGGCTAACCTTTTGTTTGCTCATAGGCCAAATCTCTACTGGAGCGATTGTTGGAATAGTTGTGGGGGGTGTTGCAACTGTCGCTGCTGTTGTGATCGCTGCGGCGCTGATCATGTACAGAAAACGGCAGAACAAGGCAAACATGGACAGATACGGCGCGGTAGAAAACCTGTCACCTCCGCAGAATGACAACAATCAAGTTGGGGGGCCGAGAATAATGCACGAAAAACCGGCCGAGCCAGAGGTTGCAGAGGTCGCAGGCGCAAGACATGAACTATCGAATCGAGATGTGCACCAGCGCATCTTGGAGCTACCGGCATAATACTTCTGGGAGCGTTATTTAACACAAATATCATGAACTTGCGTGGAGTTGGATATTTGGGAATTGGACATAAAGAGTGTGGTCGAAGTTGCTAGCTTTGAGAGGCGAGTCGCACCCTATTATCACCAGACTACCCTCCCTACCTTACCTTCATAATAGGCTTTTTTGAACCGGTCACGTCACATCCATCAGATCATTTTAGGCCTACAACGCATGTTACATTTCCTATCTCATCTAATATTCTACTGTTGGTTCGTTTGGTGTGGTTGCGAGTCATGTAGGTATCTGGGCGACCATTTCCGGTTCGATGTACTTTAGAGGTCATATTAAAGATTAACCAGATCGACAATAGGTGGTAGCTCCCGCCATTCAAGCTTTCAAATGCGGGTAATATCTGTCGTCATTTCTATAGTTGCCGCAACCTTCTCCGCTCACAACAACTCAATCTACGTGCCGCTCCAATCGGGTCGGCTTCCTATATTATGGCTTTGGATCAACGAGGGGTACCGGCGTGTATTATCGACCACACGGAATCCATCCTCGTATCTCTGCCATTTCATTCTTGTTTTCCATATCCAGACCGTCAAACCTGGCGTCTACATATGACTTCAATCATCAGGTCTCATGCATTACCCCTTTTGTTGTCCTGGACACAAGTGTCAACGTGAAAGCCAATCATGAAACTCAATAAGCCATTCCTGGCCATTTATTTGGCTTTCAACTTGGCCGAGGCTTCGAAAACTCCGGATTGCATCAATGGTCCGCTGGCAAAGACCTTGGCATGTGATACAACGGCGTCACCTCCTGCGAGAGCAGCTGCTCTTGTGCAGGCTTTAAATATCACGGAAAAGCTTGTGAATCTAGTGGAGTATGTCAAGTCAAGAGAAGCTCCTTTAGGGATTTCAATTCAGCTAATCACTCCTCGCAGCATGAGCCTCGGTGCAGAAAGGATCGGCCTTCCAGCTTATGCTTGGTGGAACGAAGCTCTTCATGGTGTTGCCGCGTCGCCTGGGGTCTCGTTCAATCAGGCCGGACAAGAATTCTCACACGCTACTTCATTTGCGAATACCATTACGCTAGCAGCCGCCTTTGACAATGACCTGGTTTACGAGGTGGCGGATACCATCAGCACTGAAGCGCGAGCGTTCAGCAATGCCGAGCTCGCTGGACTGGATTACTGGACGCCTAACATCAACCCGTACAAAGATccgagatgggggaggggccaTGAGGTTTGCTACCTTAGCCTTCTTTTCCGTGCCGTGCAGTAGCTGAGAACTCAAAAGACACCCGGAGAAGATCCGGTACACATCAAAGGCTACGTCCAAGCACTTCTCGAGGGCCTAGAAGGGAGAGATAAGATCAGAAAGGTGATTGCCACTTGTAAACACTTTGCAGCCTATGATTTGGAGAGGTGGCAAGGGGCTCTTAGATACaggttcaatgctgttgTGACCTCGCAGGATCTTTCGGAGTACTACCTCCAACCGTTTCAACAATGCGCTCGAGACAGCAAGGTCGGGTCTTTCATGTGCTCATATAATGCCCTCAACGGAACACCGGCATGTGCAAGCACGTATTTGATGGACGACATCCTTCGAAAACACTGGAATTGGACCGAGCACAACAACTATATTACGAGCGACTGTAATGCTATTCAGGTATGAACTTGCCGGAGTTGTGGTGTCTAATTTATGCCTCTGACATGTTGACAGGACTTCCTCCCCAACTTTCACAACTTCAGCCAAACTCCAGCTCAAGCCGCCGCTGATGCTTATAACGCTGGTACAGACACCGTCTGTGAGGTGCCTGGATACCCCCCACTCACAGATGTAATCGGAGCATACAATCAGTCTCTGCTGTCAGAGGAAATTATCGACCGAGCACTTCGCAGATTATACGAAGGCCTCATCCGAGCTGGCTATCTTGACTCAGCCTCCCCACATCCATACACCAAAATCTCATGGTCCCAAGTAAACACCCCCAAAGCCCAAGCCCTGGCTCTCCAGTCCGCCACCGACGGGATAGTCCTTCTGAAAAACAACGGCCTCCTTCCCCTAGacctcaccaacaaaaccATAGCCCTCATAGGCCACTGGGCTAATGCAACCCGCCAAATGCTAGGCGGCTACAGCGGTATCCCCCCTTACTACGCCAACCCAATCTATGCAGCCACCCAGCTCAACGTCACTTTTCATCACGCCCCAGGACCGGTGAACCagtcatctccctccccaaatgACACCTGGacctcccccgccctctccgcGGCTTCCAAATCGGATATCATCCTCTACCTCGGCGGCACCGACCTCTCCATCGCAGCCGAAGACCGAGACAGAGACTCCATCGCCTGGCCATCCGCTCAGCTTTCCTTGTtaacctccctcgcccagaTGGGAAAACCCACAATCGTAGCAAGACTAGGCGACCAAGTAGACGACACCCCCCTGCTCTCCAACCcaaacatctcctccatcctaTGGGTAGGCTACCCAGGCCAATCAGGCGGAACAGCcctcttcaacatcatcaccggaGTCAGCTCCCCCGCCGCTCGACTGCCCGTCACAGTCTACCCAGAAACTtacacctccctcatccccctgACAGCCATGTCCCTCCGCCCAACCTCCGCCCGCCCAGGTCGGACCTACAGGTggtacccctcccccgtgCTCCCCTTCGGCCACGGCCTCCACTACACAACCTTTACCGCCAAATTCGGCGTCTTTGAgtccctcaccatcaacattgCCGAACTCGTTTCCAACTGTAGCGAACGATACCTCGACCTCTGCCGGTTCCCGCAGGTGTCCGTCTGGGTGTCGAATACGGGAGAACTCAAATCTGATTATGTCGCCCTTGTTTTTGTCAGGGGTGAGTACGGACCGGAGCCGTACCCGATCAAGACGCTGGTGGGGTACAAGCGGATAAGGGATATCGAGCCGGGGACTACGGGGGCGGcgccggtgggggtggtgctgggggatTTGGCTAgggtggatttgggggggaatAGGGTTTTGTTTCCGGGGAGGTATGAGTTTCTGCtggatgtggagggggggagggatagggtTGTGATCgagttggttggggaggaggtggtgttggagaagtTTCCTCAGCCGCCTGCGGCGGGTTGAGAAGATCAAGAGAGAGCAAGACGAATCGGTACAGATTGTGCTGATTCAACCTACCTACTTATGTGTTTGGAGTCAACTATCTCTTGGGCCCAGCCTGTCAACAACTCTCGCTTTTTATGTGTAGCTCTACCATCCTGGTAGCCTGACATATCCTCCAAGGTTCCCTGCTTCTCACTCAACTCTGCTTGTGTCTCGCTATAACGCTCGTTGAGGTCTCGTCACAGCATTGACTGCCGTCTTGGCCTGGAGATCAACTCGGCTACACAGCAAGTTAGAAAACAGCTTTGAACTTCTCGTGGAAAATATCCAAAATTTGCTCACCATAATGGACATGTAACCGCAAACTGCAGCAGCCACGGGTCAACGCACGACGGGTGAAAGATATGTCCACATGACAACTTCCGAACATCACCTCCTTCGACAAAGTCCTCGGTGCAGATGGCGCAGCTATGACTTCTTGTTGATGATCGTTTCTTTTCGGGCCTCAGCGTGCCGCTTTCTCTGCGACAGATTAGTTGGCATGTATCAGTGGTAGACAACGAGCAATCTGCAACTTACAACGCGCCATCACTGTGTTCAGTTGATGGAGTCGCTGccctgtccttcttcttctgagCCCAGCTCCAAAATCTCAACCTTGTCCTCGTCCATACTGAAACAGATTTTGCTCGTCCCGGACTCTCCAGCTCGTCGATGAGGGCTTCGTTGTACTTGACGACCGGCATCAACTGCAGGGTTTCTTCCCCAACGCCAGCTCTCCCCCCTCGTATCCGCTCGGTGATAGTCTCGCGGATTACTTCGAGGGTTGAGGATCGCTGGGCGACGAAGACGCAACCTAGGATGAGAATGGCGATCATGATGGCGAGAATGACAGAGGTAGCAGGAGGGCCAGCGTGGGGAGAATCGTTGGGGTCGACAGCTGCCATGATCAAGCTGGATAGGAGTGCTCCCGATGATCGAGAGTATATAAATATAGTGGCAGGAATAGACAATCCGTGGGTCCAAAATGCGGCGTCACATAGGGTAGCTGGTTTCAGCAACCCAGAATTATTTGAGAGTCAGGTTCAACGCCAAAACGTTGACGAGAAAGAGGGCGAGCCATGGGTACAGAAAGGCTGGGATGGATGGTATTTGAAGAAGGACAGGCGTAACAATGGGTGCTGCCCATGGTCGGGCCATAATGGTGCTGGTGCAATCCGCGCCACCGTTCATAACTCAGAACTGCCTCGTGGACTTGGACAGTTCATCGTGACACAGACGCCCTCGGGAATCGGTACTTCCACAACCGGTACTTCGGTCATGCTGTGCTTCAGCTTGAAAGCGAAAAGATTGGCGGCGGAACTCAGCGTTCGGCATGCTTCCCCGAGGAGATAGCTTGGGAAAGGGGATGAGGTGATATCGGGGTTGAGCAGTGATCATGATGGAGGGGCGGGAACGGGCACCAATTGCCCCTGACTGATTTAGCTAAATTTGACGTAACAAATAACACTGTGAGACAGATGACAGCCCGCGTTTTTCTTCATGATGAGACGGGATGGAATAGTGAAGGTGGGCGAAGTGTGCTTTATGAGTGATTTGAGTTCTGGGGGCACCTGAGGACTTGTAAGTGGTGTGCAGCCATCATAATGCTTGGCGGGCCAGTGGCGGGCCAATGATGGGCCGCAAAAGCGAGGGaaacaagagaaaagggaaggCATAGAGACTTGGGGAACCTGACGCCAGGATCGCATCAAATGGTGGGGATCATGTGTAGCACAAGGGCTCATAGATGAACAGCGACGTGGTT is drawn from Podospora pseudocomata strain CBS 415.72m chromosome 1 map unlocalized CBS415.72m_1, whole genome shotgun sequence and contains these coding sequences:
- a CDS encoding uncharacterized protein (EggNog:ENOG503NX6M; CAZy:GH3; COG:G), giving the protein MKLNKPFLAIYLAFNLAEASKTPDCINGPLAKTLACDTTASPPARAAALVQALNITEKLVNLVDMSLGAERIGLPAYAWWNEALHGVAASPGVSFNQAGQEFSHATSFANTITLAAAFDNDLVYEVADTISTEARAFSNAELAGLDYWTPNINPYKDPRWGRGHETPGEDPVHIKGYVQALLEGLEGRDKIRKVIATCKHFAAYDLERWQGALRYRFNAVVTSQDLSEYYLQPFQQCARDSKVGSFMCSYNALNGTPACASTYLMDDILRKHWNWTEHNNYITSDCNAIQDFLPNFHNFSQTPAQAAADAYNAGTDTVCEVPGYPPLTDVIGAYNQSLLSEEIIDRALRRLYEGLIRAGYLDSASPHPYTKISWSQVNTPKAQALALQSATDGIVLLKNNGLLPLDLTNKTIALIGHWANATRQMLGGYSGIPPYYANPIYAATQLNVTFHHAPGPVNQSSPSPNDTWTSPALSAASKSDIILYLGGTDLSIAAEDRDRDSIAWPSAQLSLLTSLAQMGKPTIVARLGDQVDDTPLLSNPNISSILWVGYPGQSGGTALFNIITGVSSPAARLPVTVYPETYTSLIPLTAMSLRPTSARPGRTYRWYPSPVLPFGHGLHYTTFTAKFGVFESLTINIAELVSNCSERYLDLCRFPQVSVWVSNTGELKSDYVALVFVRGEYGPEPYPIKTLVGYKRIRDIEPGTTGAAPVGVVLGDLARVDLGGNRVLFPGRYEFLLDVEGGRDRVVIELVGEEVVLEKFPQPPAAG
- a CDS encoding uncharacterized protein (EggNog:ENOG503Q1BC; COG:K) — protein: MNDGQEGLSTSRTPSVFSLSADVSQGDGFSSTAPAFPTSGVPQSGISYDGHHCDNWPSALSDTFNGLDNAPGTFDGLDNAPVALYQNHGPLNWSTSELSHVFNTNIELDQEQRSSHPAAPPFWLPPHASQSSVVSPTARLSSDNPPSFFSDYSNTADPVKRQNTYDASYLHARNESAYSLTGPVGQPQLNLNSVPPPTPYCLQHQHGLVLNAQQSNHGLTIDHNYDNIGAPIPETHPSPAAVIATPAAHSTSLTRRQDFTLVVPPKRRRGRPPKHDVNFPPGQPLTLSSTSAPSSILSPATILTTAGSLAFSSAYPGKQTPTGVSHPTETGDDGTRQQQEQQLKKRPRGSVSGANDNNNSTAEGTNLRSRNRQAAIRYRVKTQAAAAQLEAEEQEISSRRKSLLTSVGQLREEVYNLKNEVLKHADCDCPLIQAYLAHAARQVYSGLRGGPPPTTGRIMEVGMMGGGQGGLDYEGSSVGGGSSGGSIKSWGLSTPGTIITTTTTAMTTPTMTSPITGNSEDFKGGDYYGVVDTEEN
- a CDS encoding uncharacterized protein (EggNog:ENOG503P7JA); protein product: MMFAIIAVLLLLLSFSTADNRITIKSFSLFLQQRQCVQLCLWQPVTSSRDVAVAIGCAEPWVNECFCQRELAGKASTFISNCVASRCGSPQEIAPSSGPVASGLSVYNSYCQENGLPIPTVASIWSFDAYSALPQCGRLCFWRANRDTYDLMPQMGCGEPWDNGCLCDRENNEERITRGKAFMTECIASRCGTSQDGILTEALRAWGDYCGSAGLSLVAITEGAAVDSSVTTISIAVGPSQTDIQTGEPETGQISTGAIVGIVVGGVATVAAVVIAAALIMYRKRQNKANMDRYGAVENLSPPQNDNNQVGGPRIMHEKPAEPEVAEVAGARHELSNRDVHQRILELPA
- a CDS encoding uncharacterized protein (EggNog:ENOG503PFUN; COG:O); translation: MAAVDPNDSPHAGPPATSVILAIMIAILILGCVFVAQRSSTLEVIRETITERIRGGRAGVGEETLQLMPVVKYNEALIDELESPGRAKSVSVWTRTRLRFWSWAQKKKDRAATPSTEHSDGALESGTLRPEKKRSSTRSHSCAICTEDFVEGGDVRKLSCGHIFHPSCVDPWLLQFAVTCPLCRVDLQAKTAVNAVTRPQRAL